TGTTCGAGGCCGTCAACGCCATTACCGCTCGCTATCCGGCCTACCGGATCACGCTCAGCCCCGCGCCGGGCGCGTCCGTGGACGCCGCGGTCGCGTCGGCGACGCGGACGGCGCTGCTGAAGGTCATGCCGCCCGCGCAGCAGGCCGCAATCGAGGCGGACTACCAGGCCATGCTGGCGTCGACGCCGGACGGGCCCGCGAAGGCGGCCGGCATCGCCCTCGGCGAGCAGGCGGCCAACGCCATCGTCGCGATGTGCGCGGATGATGGCTTCATGGCCGCCGACGCGTATCGCCCGAACGCGGCGCCCGGCGTCTACGTGCCCACCATCTCGCCCGCCGTGCCACACTGGGGCAAGCGCCGCCCGTGGGTCATGACGCGCGGCGATCAGTTCCGACCCGGTCCGCCGCCCGCCCTCACCAGCGCGATCTACGCGCGTGACTACAACGAGATCAAGGCCCTCGGCGCGAAGAACAGCACGGCACGCACCGCGGACCAGACCGCCATCGCGAAGTTCTGGGAGGCAACGCTTCCCGTCGTGTACTGGCCGGTCGCCCGGTCGGTGGCCTCCGCGCCCGGCCGCGACGTGACCGAGAATGCGCGGCTCCTGGCGGTGGCCGCCATGGCCATGGACGACGCGCTGATTGCCATCTTCGACGCCAAGTACACCTACAACTTCTGGCGTCCCGTCACCGCCATTCGCAATGGCGACCTCGATGGCAACGACGCCACCGAGCGGGACGCGGGGTGGACGCCCTTCATCGACACGCCGATGCATCCGGAGTACCCCTGCGCCCACTGCGTCGTGTCCGGGTCCCTCGCGGCGGTGCTCCGGGCCGAGATCGGAACGGGGCCGACGCCTACGCTGCGCGCGACCAGCTACGCCGCGGGTGGCGCCGAGCGCACGTGGCCGAGCGTGGATGCCTTCGTCCAGGAGGTGGCGCTGGCGCGCATCCTGGACGGCGTGCACTACCGGAACTCCACCGAGGTCGGGACCGCGATGGGGACGAAGGTCGGGGAGCTCGCGGTGCAGAGCTTCCCGAAGCCGGTGCGCTGACCCGGAAGGTCTCGCCCGCGCCTACCGGGCCTTGGCCTCCGGGCCGGTCAGCGGCACGTAGTCATACTCGCCGATGCCCTGCAGCACGAGGAAGGTCGCGGAAGATTCGCCCGCGTTCGTGACGAGGTGCGCCCGCCCGGGCCGGACGGTGTAGGTCTCCCCCGGCGCGAGGCGCACCTCTTCCTTCGGGTCGCGCAGGAAGATGCGCAGCCGGCCCTCCAGGACGTAAAACGTGTCCTGCACGCGGGTGTGGTAGTGCCACGGCACCTGCTGCGTGGGCGAGATCTGCAGCTCCGAGATGCGGAAGCCCGGCCGCTCGGCGTGACGCGCCCGGCGCTCGACCTCGTAGAGATGGCTCGAATCCTTGACCGCATTCATGGGCTGGCCTCCCTTGCGTGGCGGCATTGTCTCACGATCGCGGGGTAGAATGTCGCGGTGGACGCGACCCTGGCCGTCATGGTGGAGGCCGCGCGCGCGGGCGGCGCCGTCGCGCGCGAGCGGCAGCGCCGCGGCTTCGACGTCACCATCAAGGGGGACGGGTCGCCGGTGACCGATGCCGATCGCGACGCGGAGGCGGCGGTGGCGCGAGTGCTCGACGCCGCGTATCCGGAGCACGGCTGGCTCGGCGAGGAGACGGGCGGTCGGGGGTCCGCCGGCCGCCGTTTCATCGTCGATCCCATCGACGGCACGCGCAACTTCGTGAAGGGCCTGCCCCAGTGGGCGACGCTGGTGGCGCTCGAGGAGGACGGTGTGGTCACCGCGGGCGTCGTGTATCAGCCCATCATCGACGTGCTCCACGTGGCCCGGCGCGGCGAGGGCGCCTACGCCGACGGCGTCCGCATTCACGTCTCAGCGGTGAGCGAGCTGCGCGACGGCACGCTGCTCCACGGCGCGCTCGGCATGCTGCGCCCGCCGGAGCTCTGGGACGGCTTCCTGCGTCTGGTCGACGCCACCACGTATCAGCGGGGCTTCGGCGACTATCTCTCATTCACCACGGTGGCCGAGGGCAAGGGCGAGGTGGCCCTGACCCCGGGGGTGAAGCCCTGGGACCTCGCCGCGCTGCGCCTCCTCGTCGAGGAGGCGGGCGGCGTCTTTACCGACTTCGAGGGCAAGCCTACGATCTACTCATCCACCGCGTTCGCCACCAACGGGCGGTTGCACGCCGCGGCCCTCGCCCGCTTCAGAGGAGACACGCCATGACACGCGTGACGGAGCTCGACACCCCCGTCGTCACCATCCGCCTCGACATCATGGAGGCGAACATCCGGCGCGTGCAGGCCCTGCTCGACCGGCGCGGCATCGGCAATCGCCCGCACATCAAGACCCACAAGATTCCCGCCATCGGCGTGCAGCAGATGGCGGCCGGTGCCATGGGGATCACCTGCCAGAAGCTCGGCGAGGTCGAGGTGTTCGCGGACGCGGGCGTGGCCGACGACGTGCTCCTCACCTACAACATCCTTGGAGCGGCGAAGGCCGAGCGGCTCATGGCGGCGAACCGCCGCATCCGGCGCCTCACCGTCGCCCTCGACAACGAGGTGGTGGCGCGGGGACTCTCCGAGGCGGCGGCGCGGGCCGGGCAGGATCTTCGCTTCGTGGTGGACTGCGATACCGGCATGGGGCGCACCGGCGTGCAGACGCCGCAGGCGGCCGTCGACCTCGCGCGGATGGCCATGAAGCTGCCGCGCCTTCAGTTCCAGGGCCTCATGACCTTCCCCAGCAAGGATCCCGATACCCGGGTCTTCTTCGAAGAGGCGCTCGGGCTCCTCAAGCAGGCGGGGATCCCGGTGCCGGTCGTCTCGGGCGGCGGGACGCCCGCGCTCGCCACCGTGAATCGCTTCCCCATGCTCACCGAGCATCGCGCGGGCACCTGCGTGTTCAACGACGCGATGGTGGTGTCCACCGGCACGGCGACATGGGACGACTGCGCGATGCGCGTGCGCGCCACCGTGGTGAGCCGGCCCACGCCCGAGCGCGCGGTGCTCGACGCCGGATCGAAAGTGCTCACATCAGACCAGTACTTCATGAAGGGCTTCGGCCACGTGATGGAGTATCCCGAGGCCGCCGTCACCCATCTCTCCGAGGAGCACGCGGTGGTGGATCTGAGCGCCTGCCCCGAGCGTCCGACGGTGGGCGACGTGGTGGAGGTGGTGCCGAACCACTGCTGCGTGGTCTCGAACATGGTGGACGAGCTGCACGGGGTGCGCGGCGGCGACGTCGAGGTGGTGTGGCCGGTCGCCGCGCGCGGCCGGGTGCGCTAGCCCATGACGCCGCGCACCGGCGCACAGCTCCTCGTCCACGCGCTCGTGGGCGCGGGCGTCCGCCACCTCTTCTCCCTGTCCGGCAATCAGATCCTGTCCGTCTACGACGCCACCATCGAGCAGCCGATCTCGATCCTCCACACGCGGCACGAGGCGGGCGCGGTGCACATGGCGGATGCCTGGGGCCGCCTCACGGAGCGGCCGGGCGTGGCGCTGGTGACGGCGGGCCCGGGCCATCTCAACGCGATCTCGGCGCTCTACGGCGCGCTGATGTCGGAGTCACCCGTCGTGCTGCTTTCCGGCCATGCCCCGAAGGGTCAGGCGGGGCGCGGCGCCTTCCAGGAGATCGACCAGGTCGGCGCGGCGCGCCCGGTGACCAAAGCGGCGTGGCGCGTCGAGAGCGCGGCGAGTATGGGCGAGGATATGACGCGCGCGCTCACCGTCGCCGCCAGCGGGCGCCCGGGGCCCGTGCACCTGAGCTTGCCCGGCGATCTGCTCGAGGCGAAGGTGGCGGAGGCGCCGGCCGCCGCGCCCGCCGCGCCGCGGCACGAGCCGACGCTCATCCCCGACGTCACGATCGCGCAGATCCTCGAGCGGCTCGAGTCGGCGCGCCGGCCGCTGATCGTGCTCGGGCCCGCCATGGCCCGCGCCGCGCGCGGCGCCGCCGTCGCGGCGCTCAGCCGCGCCACGGGCATTCCCGCCCTGCCCGTGGAGAGCCCGCGCGGCCTCAACGATCCGTGGCTCCACATGGCCGCGAACATCTTCGCGCAGGCCGACGCGGTGCTGCTCCTGGGCAAGCGCCTCGACTACGGGCTGCGCTTCGGCGACGCGGGTGTCTTCGCCGCCGACCGCCACATCATCCAGGTGGACTGGGACGCCGCCGCGCTCGCCAACGACGCGCGTGTCGCGCTCTCCCTGGTGGCGGATCCCGCGCGCGTGGCCGTGCGTCTCGCCGCCGATGCGACCGGTCGACGGTGGAGGCACGCGGCCTGGGGCGACGAGGTGCGCGCCGCGCGCAACGCCGTGCCCCCGGGCTGGGCCGCGCTGCGCGCCGCGACGTCACGCTCCATTCATCCGCTCCGCGTGGGCGCGGCGCTGCAGCCCCTGCTCGATCGCGGCGCCATCCTCGTCGCCGACGGCGGCGAGTTCGGCCAGTGGATACAGGCGGGCTGCGAGGCGCGCACCCGTCTCATCAACGGCCCCTCGGGCTCGATCGGCAGCGCGATTCCGATGGCGCTCGGCGCCAAAGCCGCGCATCCCGACAAGCTCGTCATCGCCGCGCTGGGGGACGGCACGTTCGGCTTCCACGCCTTCGAGCTGGACACGGCCGTGCGCCACGGTCTCCCGATCGTGACGGTAGTGGGCAACGATGCGCGCTGGAACGCCGAGCATCAGCTCCAGCTCCAGCACTACGGCGCCGAGCGCACCGTGGGCTGCGAGCTGCGCCCCACCCGCTACGACCAGGTCGCGGTCGCCCTCGGCGCCCACGCCGAGCACGTCGAGTCCCCGGGGGATCTGGACGCGGCGCTGGAGCGCGCGATCGCAAGCGGACGCCCCGCGGTGATCAACGTGATGATCGACGGCGTCCCCGCGCCGACCTACCGCTCGGGGGCCGGCGCGCACTAGCGCTACCGCGAGACGGTCAGGCGCTCGCGTCCGTAGTTGTCCGCGTCCACCCAGGGCTTGCCCTCGGCGAAGCGGGAGGCGCGGAAGGGTGTGAGGTCCATGAGCGCCGGCTTGCCCTCGGTGACCCACTCGGCGAGACAGCGGCCGATGGCGGGAGAGGTCTTGAAGGAGGTGCCGGAGTCGCCCAGCATCACCCAGAGGCCGGGCACGGACGGGATCTGATCGATGATGGCGCGCCCGTCCTGGGACATCATGATCATCCCCGCCCAACCGCCCCGCATGGTCGCCTCCGCGAACGCGGGGAGGCGCGCGGAGAGCCTTTCGCGGCAGAGGGTGACGTAGTCCGGGTCCACGCTCTCGCTGTACTTCTCGGGATCACCATGGGAGGCGCCCAGCTCCACGCCGATCAGCGTGGACGCCGCGCCCTCCGGTCGTATCCACGCCTCGTGGGTGTCGTCGCTGATCACGCAGTGGCGCCGGGTGAAGCCGGCGGGCCAGCGGAAGATGGACACCTGGATGCGGAAGGGCTGGAGCGGCAGGCTGATCCCCAAGGGCTCCAGCAGGGTGTGCGCCCAGGCGCCGGGGACGAGCACCACCGCGGGCGTGTCGATGCGCCCGGCTGTGGTCTCCACGCCGGTAACGCGGCCGCGCTCAGTGACGATGCGCGTCGCCTCGCAGTGGGTGCGGATCTCGACGCCGAGGCGCCGGGCCGCCTCCGCGAGCGAGAACGTGGTGGCGTTCGGGTCGGCATAGCCCGAGTCGGGCTCGTAGGCGGCGCCGCCGATGTCGTCCAGACGGCACTCCGGAAGGATCTCGCGCACCTCCTCGGAGGTGATCACGCGGGTCTTGATCCCGATCGTCTGCTGGGCGGCGACGTTACGCTCCAACCTATCGCGATGTCCGCGGGCCACGAGCTTGAGATAGCCGAGGCGCTCGAAGCCGCAGTCGCCGCCCACCCGATTCTTCCAGTCGTGGAAATACTTGAGGCTCTCGTGGGCCAGGCGGGACTCGTGGGGGTTGGTGTAGTGCATGCGGACCAGCGAGCCTGACTTACCGCTGGCCCCGGCGCCCAGGTGGCGTCGCTCGACCAGGATCACGCGCTTGGCGCCCCGCTCGGCCAGGTGAAAGGCCGTGCTACACCCATTGACCCCGCCCCCGATGACGACGACATCCGCGGTCTGATTGGCCATAACGCGCGAATTCTCGCATGCTTGACAGGGCGGGGGGAAGGCCCTATAAGGAGGACCACTCGAACCCTTCGGTCCCACGACGCGGATCGGGGGTCCACGCAAGGCTGCGAGCTCAGATCAGCGCTCAATCCCACATTCTCGGTAAGGAGGAACGCAGCATGACAGTAAGCCGTCGAGACCTACTCAAGGGCGCGGCCCTGGCCGGCGCCGCTGCCGCCCTGCCGGGCGGCCTGGCCGCTCCCGCTGCCGCCCAGACCACCCAGAAGCGCGAGCTGGTCGTCGCGCAGGGCGGAGACATCGCCTGGCTCGACCCGCATATGAGCACGTCGTCGAACGACATCCGGATCTCGTTCAACATCTTTGACAACCTCACGAGCCGCCGGCCGGACGGTAAGCTGCTCGCGGGACTCGCCACCGAGTGGAAGCTACAGGGCCAGCAGGCGTGGGTATTCAAGCTGCGCCAGGGGGTGAAATGGCACAACGGTGACCCGTTCACCTCGGCCGATGTCAAGTTCAGCATCGACCGGACTTACGATCCTGCCGCCAAGACCCGCGTGAGCACGATCCTCACCACCATCGAGCGGATCGAGACGCCGGACGCCACGACAGTCGTCATTCATACCAAGAAGCCGGATCCGCTCCTGCCTGCACGCCTTGGTTTTTACGCCGGTCAGATCATGCCCAAGAAGTACTTCGAGTCAGTCGGCGCTGAGACGTTCAACCAGAAGCCCGTGGGCACCGGTCCGGTCCGCTTCGTGTCCTGGACCAAGGACGACAAGGTCGTGTTGGATGCCAACCCCGACTACTGGGGCGGCAAGCCCGATTTCGATCGTCTCATCGTGCGGGCCTTGCCCGAGATGGCGCCGCGGATCGGCGCTCTACTCAAGGGCGAGATCGACATTGCCACCCAGGTGCCGCCGGACCAAGGGGAGCGGGTGCGGGGTAATGCGAGCACCACGGTGGCGGGCGCGCTCTACGGCGGCCTGTACGTCCTCGCCGTGAACAGCAAGGTGAAGCCCCTCGACAATCCGCTCGTGAAGCAGGCGCTGTCGGTCGCGATCGACCGCGACGCGATCATCAAGGAGCTCTGGCGCGGTCGCGGCATCGCGCCGAGCGGCCCCATTGCCAAGGGTGACAACCATTTCGATGCCTCGCTGCCAGCGCTTGCCTACAATCCCAAGGAGGCGCGGGAGCTTCTGAAGAAGGCCGGCTACAAGAATGAGGAGATCGTGATCGAGACGACCGCCGCCTACATGGCGGGGGACAAGCCGATGTCCGAGGCGATCCAGGCCATGTGGAAGGACGTCGGCGTGAACGCCAAGGTGGAGGTCTTCGAGTACTCGGTGCGAGCGCAGAAGAATCGCGACAAGACGTTCAAGGGGCTCTGGTGGTCCGATCCCACCTCCACGCTCCGCGATCCCGACGGCATGATGTGGCGCCTCCTTGGCCCCGGCGGTCCCCAGGACTACTGGCGGCATGCCGAGTGGGACGAGCTGGGCAACGCCGCGCGGTTCTCCGTGGACGAGAAGTTCCGCGGGGAGGCTTATAAGAAGATGACCAAGATCTTCCTCGAGCACTTCCCATGGATTCCGGTGATCCAGCCGTACGAGGATTACGGCCTG
This DNA window, taken from Candidatus Methylomirabilota bacterium, encodes the following:
- a CDS encoding vanadium-dependent haloperoxidase, producing LLVLGAPPAVADIVTDANAKAAEMVSRLPVTPPTVRMMAIVQVSVFEAVNAITARYPAYRITLSPAPGASVDAAVASATRTALLKVMPPAQQAAIEADYQAMLASTPDGPAKAAGIALGEQAANAIVAMCADDGFMAADAYRPNAAPGVYVPTISPAVPHWGKRRPWVMTRGDQFRPGPPPALTSAIYARDYNEIKALGAKNSTARTADQTAIAKFWEATLPVVYWPVARSVASAPGRDVTENARLLAVAAMAMDDALIAIFDAKYTYNFWRPVTAIRNGDLDGNDATERDAGWTPFIDTPMHPEYPCAHCVVSGSLAAVLRAEIGTGPTPTLRATSYAAGGAERTWPSVDAFVQEVALARILDGVHYRNSTEVGTAMGTKVGELAVQSFPKPVR
- a CDS encoding cupin domain-containing protein encodes the protein MNAVKDSSHLYEVERRARHAERPGFRISELQISPTQQVPWHYHTRVQDTFYVLEGRLRIFLRDPKEEVRLAPGETYTVRPGRAHLVTNAGESSATFLVLQGIGEYDYVPLTGPEAKAR
- a CDS encoding inositol monophosphatase family protein, which produces MDATLAVMVEAARAGGAVARERQRRGFDVTIKGDGSPVTDADRDAEAAVARVLDAAYPEHGWLGEETGGRGSAGRRFIVDPIDGTRNFVKGLPQWATLVALEEDGVVTAGVVYQPIIDVLHVARRGEGAYADGVRIHVSAVSELRDGTLLHGALGMLRPPELWDGFLRLVDATTYQRGFGDYLSFTTVAEGKGEVALTPGVKPWDLAALRLLVEEAGGVFTDFEGKPTIYSSTAFATNGRLHAAALARFRGDTP
- a CDS encoding D-TA family PLP-dependent enzyme, translating into MTRVTELDTPVVTIRLDIMEANIRRVQALLDRRGIGNRPHIKTHKIPAIGVQQMAAGAMGITCQKLGEVEVFADAGVADDVLLTYNILGAAKAERLMAANRRIRRLTVALDNEVVARGLSEAAARAGQDLRFVVDCDTGMGRTGVQTPQAAVDLARMAMKLPRLQFQGLMTFPSKDPDTRVFFEEALGLLKQAGIPVPVVSGGGTPALATVNRFPMLTEHRAGTCVFNDAMVVSTGTATWDDCAMRVRATVVSRPTPERAVLDAGSKVLTSDQYFMKGFGHVMEYPEAAVTHLSEEHAVVDLSACPERPTVGDVVEVVPNHCCVVSNMVDELHGVRGGDVEVVWPVAARGRVR
- a CDS encoding thiamine pyrophosphate-binding protein, whose amino-acid sequence is MTPRTGAQLLVHALVGAGVRHLFSLSGNQILSVYDATIEQPISILHTRHEAGAVHMADAWGRLTERPGVALVTAGPGHLNAISALYGALMSESPVVLLSGHAPKGQAGRGAFQEIDQVGAARPVTKAAWRVESAASMGEDMTRALTVAASGRPGPVHLSLPGDLLEAKVAEAPAAAPAAPRHEPTLIPDVTIAQILERLESARRPLIVLGPAMARAARGAAVAALSRATGIPALPVESPRGLNDPWLHMAANIFAQADAVLLLGKRLDYGLRFGDAGVFAADRHIIQVDWDAAALANDARVALSLVADPARVAVRLAADATGRRWRHAAWGDEVRAARNAVPPGWAALRAATSRSIHPLRVGAALQPLLDRGAILVADGGEFGQWIQAGCEARTRLINGPSGSIGSAIPMALGAKAAHPDKLVIAALGDGTFGFHAFELDTAVRHGLPIVTVVGNDARWNAEHQLQLQHYGAERTVGCELRPTRYDQVAVALGAHAEHVESPGDLDAALERAIASGRPAVINVMIDGVPAPTYRSGAGAH
- a CDS encoding FAD-binding oxidoreductase produces the protein MANQTADVVVIGGGVNGCSTAFHLAERGAKRVILVERRHLGAGASGKSGSLVRMHYTNPHESRLAHESLKYFHDWKNRVGGDCGFERLGYLKLVARGHRDRLERNVAAQQTIGIKTRVITSEEVREILPECRLDDIGGAAYEPDSGYADPNATTFSLAEAARRLGVEIRTHCEATRIVTERGRVTGVETTAGRIDTPAVVLVPGAWAHTLLEPLGISLPLQPFRIQVSIFRWPAGFTRRHCVISDDTHEAWIRPEGAASTLIGVELGASHGDPEKYSESVDPDYVTLCRERLSARLPAFAEATMRGGWAGMIMMSQDGRAIIDQIPSVPGLWVMLGDSGTSFKTSPAIGRCLAEWVTEGKPALMDLTPFRASRFAEGKPWVDADNYGRERLTVSR
- a CDS encoding ABC transporter substrate-binding protein, whose protein sequence is MTVSRRDLLKGAALAGAAAALPGGLAAPAAAQTTQKRELVVAQGGDIAWLDPHMSTSSNDIRISFNIFDNLTSRRPDGKLLAGLATEWKLQGQQAWVFKLRQGVKWHNGDPFTSADVKFSIDRTYDPAAKTRVSTILTTIERIETPDATTVVIHTKKPDPLLPARLGFYAGQIMPKKYFESVGAETFNQKPVGTGPVRFVSWTKDDKVVLDANPDYWGGKPDFDRLIVRALPEMAPRIGALLKGEIDIATQVPPDQGERVRGNASTTVAGALYGGLYVLAVNSKVKPLDNPLVKQALSVAIDRDAIIKELWRGRGIAPSGPIAKGDNHFDASLPALAYNPKEARELLKKAGYKNEEIVIETTAAYMAGDKPMSEAIQAMWKDVGVNAKVEVFEYSVRAQKNRDKTFKGLWWSDPTSTLRDPDGMMWRLLGPGGPQDYWRHAEWDELGNAARFSVDEKFRGEAYKKMTKIFLEHFPWIPVIQPYEDYGLQKYAEWTPDPLQQLEIRRFNFKFRRA